A window of Narcine bancroftii isolate sNarBan1 chromosome 6, sNarBan1.hap1, whole genome shotgun sequence genomic DNA:
AAACAGAATAGTTtgcaatcatttaaaaaaaaacccagaaaactgCTTCACTGAAGAAATTAGGTATAAAAAGAAAAGTTTCAATTATACACTAAACATTTTTGCAAGTAACTTGTTCAAAACTGCCAAAAGAACCCAAGGTCTagcttttacattttttttttacagtttcaGAATTAACAAAAATATAGTTTTCATTTACTTCAAAGCTAGTAAAACTTAATAAAGGCAAATCATAACAAATGGCTTGCTGTTAAACACGACACATTCGTTTTACTAAAGGACACACTGTCACAAACAAATTCTTCCAATGATGTTCGGCTGCATGCTGAATTAGGCCATCAGCTTCACAAAAAACCAAATATACTTGTACTGATTAATAGAAGTCCAGGGAAAAAGATATCCCATCTTCAGCCCCCTATTTGGGCttgtttattctctctgtatgacCAGCCAAATCTATTCCAAGGGTAAATAGGCACATTGAAAGCTTCCAACACGCAGCATGCTGCTCCAGTTCCCATACTTCTTTTGAAGATGTAGCCTGTCCAAGCCAAATATAAAAGGAAAATCCAAATATGCTGAGATGAAAACTCTCACCTAACTTGACgtaaaaataaataatgcttCCTTCTGTCAACAGATCGAACGCAAAGTGCCATTAATAACAGTCAAATTTACTTTATCATGGCAATGTAGCCAAATAGCTGGTCTTCAGAGAAGATCACCATACATCCAGTTACTTGCACGTTGGATTTGTTTCCAGCAATGCAGATCTTCCTTTGACTATCTTATCCTTGCCAAATCTATCTCCTCATATAAGAGCCATTCAAAGGCTGTTTAGTCATGCCAGCGTTAATGTGACTATAGTGAGCTGGTGGTGTGTACATCATGTTGCCATGTGGAGTACTTTGCATTGATTGTTGGGTGTATGGCTGACTTCCCATCATGCTCATTTGCATCTGCATGGGGTACTGGGCAGTTTGATTCATGTAAGCTGGATTTCCATGGTAACCACTGTTCATCATGGATTGAGTCATCCTGTATCCATTCATAGCATTTAATGCATTCATATTCATGGCGTTGACGTTATAAGGTGGTGCTGACATGAGACCCATGTTCATGCTCCGCTGCATGCTCAGAGATCGTGGGGCTGGCTGCATGGTCACAGCTGAAGTGGCCcggctgtagacctgttgctggtGAGCAGCGGCAGGCGGTACGGGCACCGACTTGGTCCGATTGGCAACCTGGCTTTTTGTTGACATTTGTGTTGGCAGTCTTTGGGTATGAGGGATTCCAATGTTTGAGGCTGCCATATTGCGCTGTAGAAGGGGTGATGCGAGGTTCATTGGTGGAGGGGTGAGATTAGGTGGGGGGGTCATTGTCGGTTGTGCTTGGACTCCCCCAGATAAGGAATGAGGTGACTGTGGAAGCTGGACAAGGCCAGAGTGTGGGGTGGACAGAGAGACGCTGGTTGCATAGGAAGTTACAGCAGCTGAATGGTTATAAGGCAATGGATGGTCCATAATTGTATTGGTTAGCTGTTGTAATTTGGCCAGGCTGAAATTGGCAGATGGCTGTGGATAGCTTCCGGCTCCAAAATCACCCGCGCCTATTCTTTCATAGATGCTGATGGTTGAGCTTCCAGTTTCTGCAATGTCTGTCATTTGTATTGATTGTGCAAAACTGGTGGTCATGCCACACTGTGACAACTGCTGTGGTTGATTGTGACTCGAAGACCTTTCAATTATACAATTCTGTGGAGATTTAACATTACAGTTTGGTGAGGAGTTGATGGTATTTTGCTGCATCATACTACAGCTACCATTAATGTTAGTCATCTGCTGAGTAACTGCACAACTGCTCTGCGTAATGCTACTGGAAGATATGTTACTGTATGAGCAACTGTTCTGTGTGGTGGTGTTGCCACAAATCCCGTTTCCCATGGTTGAGTCATAGCTGCTTGGATTCTCATAGTTTTCAGTCGTGCTCTCAATGCTGCCTAGATCACTGAAGCCACTGTCCACAACCTGCTGTGAATGGTCAGAAACTGAGGGAACATCCATTATTGGACTGGTTTCTATGTTCTGTAAAGGAGGTGCAGAAATACCACTCTGATTTGGACTGATCTGAGTATAATTGTTTTCAATGGGTGTCACACTCGGGCTGTTTACAGAATGAACCGATTGGCTCGGATTTGAAGGAACAGATGAACGAGGACTGCTGTGTTCTGACTGTTGGCTGTCCTCCACTGTGGCCATTTGTGGACTCTGCTCTGTATGAGAGTAACTCTGCAGATTCCTACAGGCTTCCATGGTCTCTGCACAGTCCTGGTACGTATTTATCTGCTCATTATTTTCTTGTTCACCATTTTCCTGTGTCAAGGACTGAACTGCTTGCACCGTTTCTGTGTCAGGTTCCCCATTTACATTTTCCTCTCCAAGTTCTAGTGCCTGCTTTCCATTATCTTGGTTGTTGGTATGATCTTCATCTGAATCCAGTGTGTGCTCCATGATCTCTTCATGATTATTGCTCTGATCTTCATCAGACTCTGGCACAGGGGCAGCATCTTTCTGTTCTGCATAGTTGCTGGGAACATTTAATTCTAAGAGTTGTTCTTGGTTTGGTGGTCCTCCCTCGGGAGTTTCTTTCGCAGCTGCAATACACACCATGTGACTGTCGTCTTCATCATCCGCATCATGATCCACATTTCGATttgcctcctcctcctcttcatcttcctcttgCTCGAGATTATGAGTATCACCTTCAGCAAGCTCCCGTTTTTCCTTCACTTGTCCCTCCTTCTCGCGACTCAATAGGCAGGTTAATTTCTCTGGGGACTCTGGCTTTTGCTCACTTTCAAGTTCATCTCTCTCGGTCATTAAAGGGGCTTCATCACCATTTTCCTCAGAGACCACTTGCTTCTCCTCTGCTACGACAGATTGTTCTGGCTCCAGAGGAGTTTCTGGTGGTGTGTACAGGTTGAGCTTAAAGCCAGTATCATTCTCAGCTTTACATCTCCATTTAGCGGGGCCTCGCTTCACTCCTTTTGGCCAACCTTTTCTGCGTCTCACAATTCTTGCTAAAGGCTCAGAATCAATAGAGTTTTCCTCAGGATTCTCTTTTGAAGAAATATCAGTATTTGCTTTATCTGGGCAAGAGAAAAAGAAACTTGTTTTTAAGTGCTTACTGCTACCCAGTTGAATAACATTGGTGATTAAAATATCTACAGATAACGTTAGTGCTGCAAATTAAATAAAACATTACTTGTCAAGAATAATCCAATGTTGCATTAATGGCAAATCTTAATTGAAATTTTATGCTACATGTAGAAATATAATTTTGACGGAAGTAGTTAAGTCATTTAACTTATAGGAGTTAAGATTTAACAAAATGCTTACTGAAATTATTTACTTTATGAAGCTAAATGATATCAATTAATTGGAACAAAATCAAGTAAGGAGTACCCCATTTACATCTCTTGATATCAGATACAAAGAATCTGACTATATTGATGATCAATTTTGTGAATAAATTATTTGATAACTGATACTATGCTCAGGGAAGAATGAAAAGACCACCTGTGAATGGCGTCTGGTAACCAGTCAGTGCCTTGTGCTTGAACTGTGATGTGAATGTGGGTTAAAACAGATTCACTTAGCTACCATGCAATATGCTGTGCTTGGGTAAGGCTcaggatgaagggctcagacccaaaacattagcTAACCTTTACACCtagagatgctgcatgaccagctcagtttctccagcactttcacaATAGAGGACATGGGTGAGACCACACAGAATATTGGGCACAGATCTAGTCACCATAGGAGGGATATAAACTACAGTCGTTGCAGAAAAGCATCACAAGAATGTTGTTATGACTGGAGAACTTGATTCAGGAGTAGAGACTGGAGAGCCTGGCACAGTTTAACTCGGTGAAGAAGGCGAGGGATGATCTTACAGtggtctataaaatcatgagggtcaTACATGAAGTACCGTCAGttcttttcccagggtaggagatTTTAAAATCGGAGGGAATAGTttcaaagtgagaggggaaagatttatagGCACCCTGATGGGCaatatttttcacacagagggggtGTGTATATCGAATGAGCTGTTAGAGGAAACATTTGAGGCAGGTTACAAAGTCAGGGTATGCTTTTGGGTTAGATATTTGGCCAGGTTCATAGATAGGAAATGATTGGAAAGATACAAACTCAAGGCTGTCAAATGAGACTAGCTCAGGTTGCCACCTTGGTTGGCATTGatcagttgggctgaaaggcctgtttccctgctgaatGACACAATGACAATCAGTACATTTTGTACAGTAGGAAATGATGAAAAAAAGTTCTGAGAATTCCATCTTGCAGACATTTGACATATTGCATAAGATAATATTTCTCTAAGTTGTACAAGCCCCCAATTATTCCAACTCAATTGATCATTTCAGGACTAATGAAGAGTTTAACAGCATCCAAAAATATTATCCAGAAGGGGGTAATCATTTGCACCAATTTCTATAAGCAAGACCTGTACGAAATGATATACTCAGCGTTCTCCAACTAAATAACACCCACAAAATTTTAAGGATGGTTTTTCAAGTATTTATTAATTGCTTGAATCTTGTATTTCATTGTTCAATTTTAGCTATCAAAATAATCATTTGGCAAAAGATACGAATTTCTTTGACCTCTGGGCTTGAGGTACGTTTTGTGGCTGATGACAGCGGTTGATCAGTGACTAGATAAAATATTCCAAACTGAACATATTTGGAAATGGACTGGAATTTTATTTAGTCAAAAAATACATCTAAATAATAAAAAGTATGttcttcactttctcccatgtcaTGGCATCTCTGTTAGAAACAGCAATTTACATGCCTCTTTAAACTCAATGGGAAATTGATCATGTTAGAACAGAATGATTCTCCCTTTAATGTTTCCATTTTAGTATGGACACACTCTAGCCCTGCTTAGCACCATCCCAACAAAGCAAAGCTGAAATTTAGAAACCAGCTTGGTTTTGAAAAATCTACACAAGAACAGTTTCTCTTGCATCACTGAGTGGTGGATGCTGCTTTGGTTCCTCAAGGACCTggatctccaaaaaaaaaatcaacacagaAAGACAAGGCTCCCAGGAgataaataaaagaaataaaatccaGTAAAAGAACAGTTATTGCATCTAAACTTAATTCTATAAAAAATACCTTTCAGAAATAAATAATCttttcttttatataaaaaaaacacctgacTGCACTGTTGGCAGTATTTTGTTTGCTATGATCGAGACCATTATTTTGGCCTTTACAAAACTCCCTTTAAAAGTAAAACCACTCATTTACAATTCAGTCATACATGCAGTTATACAACATAGGCGCAGTACACACTTTCATACATCTCCAGATTGTTCACTCAATGTACATAATCATATCTTTATACATGTTAGTACAATATAAAAGGTCAAATATTTAACACCAACAGCACACTGTCCACTATCATCCATTTCTAATTTATGATTACAGTAACAAATTGTTAGTATAACGAACACTATGCACATTAAGATGAGCAGAGATGAACTTAACAGTGGCTTTTAGCTGGTGGAGGGGAACACTTCTATTGGATGGTGGGCTTGGCATAGTGCCAATTATGTTAATGATAATAGTAACTTTTTCCCCCCAAATATTAGTTTGTAAATTTCCAGCCATGTGGCTGATACATGCACCTTCTGGACATTTTATGGAGCGATTTACCCATTTTTTGTTTTGCACAGGACAATGCCGGATTGAGCCTGATCCTGTTCTCGGTTTTAGATTTTTGGGTGTTGCATCAATGGAATTTCTAGCAATCTACAGAGGGTTCATGTGTCAAGAGAAAGGGATGTATTAAATCCAAAGGATGATTTTAATTTGTTACAGATGGAAATGGTTATTGTTTGTTTTTACTGGTGAAGAGTGGTGATTACACATGGATGTGGAGATATGGTGCACACATTCACAATGAAGAGTAAAGGTTGCATCAAACAGCCAAACTCTTGCCGGTATTCACCTGATAACAACTTAGACAGGTTTGGTTCCTGATTTAAGTAGTTTTGCTTTAATGCAAAACATGTGAAATTCCAAGCAGAACTTGGTGACAGCAGCTAAATACCAGGCCCAAATACAAGGCTTCTAGTGAGTTCAAAAGCAGAGGTGAAAACTTAGtcagcctggtgaaattcacTTTAAATTGGCAAGTCTGCCCTTCCACTTCCCTTTGTTTGTTTACGTCTCCAGTGCCAGTCagactgacttcactatccttctACATTGTCATGGCTActtcaaaatttttaaattatgtgtttaaagtctttattattattattattattattattatccaaAAATGGAGAAGTATGTTAACAGTTAGTCATGATAGTTTTGTACCTGTATTCTCTTCTTTCTCAGGAGTTTCATCTGCACTTTTGCAGAAATCTTCTCCTTCATCTGActgattcttttttaagtccAAACTGCCACAGCGTTGTCTGAAGTAATTCTTGTCTTCATCGTCACAATCACAATTCTCCTCTTCTTCACAGGTAGGTTCCAAGCAAGGCATTTGACCCTCATTATCAGAGTTCTCAAAGGCTTCATGAAGTACCTCAGTTGTCTCTGAAATAGTCTCAGTGGTGACACTGCTGTTGTGCCTTCGCCGCTTTCGCCCTCTCTTCTTTCTGTGTATGAGCGGcctctggaaaaaa
This region includes:
- the kat6b gene encoding histone acetyltransferase KAT6B isoform X1; this translates as MVKLANPLYTEWILEAIQKVKKQKQRPSEERICHAVSSSHGLDRNTVLEHLELSVKDGTILKVTNKGLSSYKDPEKPGRFTPVKPCSLSKSTQGCTSRNCIDLSNVDWNKILKRAVEGLAEPNGSSLKNIEKYLRSQSDLDTITSSSTFQQRLRLATKRAVNNGRILKDGPLYKVNYGSAGGKGAAKYNISPSSLLPVNHLPHEKEKPRANPFPICSFCLGTKECNREKKAEDLISCADCGSSGHPSCLKFSPELTAHVKTLRWQCIECKTCSACRDQGKNADNMLFCDSCDRGFHMECCDPPLSRMPKGMWICQICRPKKRGRKLLHEKAAQIKRRYAKPLGRPKNKLKQRTISTDNTEGSLTLDTGKGSSDKEMKNIKKESFVENVACHQDNVTEEDLEMFKQARHLSLQKAGVVTTVDPHGRYPSIIEFGKYEIHTWYSSPYPQEYARLPKLYLCEFCLRYMKSRNILQRHTKKCGWYHPPANEIYRKNDLSVFEVDGNISKIYCQNLCLLAKLFLDHKTLYYDVEPFLFYVLTKNDEKGCHLVGYFSKEKLCQQKYNVSCIMIMPQYQRRGFGRFLIDFSYLLSRQEGQAGSPEKPLSDLGRLSYLAYWKSVILEYLQQHQDKQISIKGISRKTGMCPHDIAMTLQQLKMINKQQCKFVIIRRQKLIQEHVGKLHTNPRVNEVDQESLRWTPVVIPSAVPSEEEVEAEREAEQPMEQANCWEKEQEPYTEIQANMYLVNNAPCKNRLVQPLGPPSNGDLVMEPPNEMSEEEDGDENEETQPCSSPGTAKSLFRGSKRKRPLIHRKKRGRKRRRHNSSVTTETISETTEVLHEAFENSDNEGQMPCLEPTCEEEENCDCDDEDKNYFRQRCGSLDLKKNQSDEGEDFCKSADETPEKEENTDKANTDISSKENPEENSIDSEPLARIVRRRKGWPKGVKRGPAKWRCKAENDTGFKLNLYTPPETPLEPEQSVVAEEKQVVSEENGDEAPLMTERDELESEQKPESPEKLTCLLSREKEGQVKEKRELAEGDTHNLEQEEDEEEEEANRNVDHDADDEDDSHMVCIAAAKETPEGGPPNQEQLLELNVPSNYAEQKDAAPVPESDEDQSNNHEEIMEHTLDSDEDHTNNQDNGKQALELGEENVNGEPDTETVQAVQSLTQENGEQENNEQINTYQDCAETMEACRNLQSYSHTEQSPQMATVEDSQQSEHSSPRSSVPSNPSQSVHSVNSPSVTPIENNYTQISPNQSGISAPPLQNIETSPIMDVPSVSDHSQQVVDSGFSDLGSIESTTENYENPSSYDSTMGNGICGNTTTQNSCSYSNISSSSITQSSCAVTQQMTNINGSCSMMQQNTINSSPNCNVKSPQNCIIERSSSHNQPQQLSQCGMTTSFAQSIQMTDIAETGSSTISIYERIGAGDFGAGSYPQPSANFSLAKLQQLTNTIMDHPLPYNHSAAVTSYATSVSLSTPHSGLVQLPQSPHSLSGGVQAQPTMTPPPNLTPPPMNLASPLLQRNMAASNIGIPHTQRLPTQMSTKSQVANRTKSVPVPPAAAHQQQVYSRATSAVTMQPAPRSLSMQRSMNMGLMSAPPYNVNAMNMNALNAMNGYRMTQSMMNSGYHGNPAYMNQTAQYPMQMQMSMMGSQPYTQQSMQSTPHGNMMYTPPAHYSHINAGMTKQPLNGSYMRR
- the kat6b gene encoding histone acetyltransferase KAT6B isoform X2 produces the protein MVKLANPLYTEWILEAIQKVKKQKQRPSEERICHAVSSSHGLDRNTVLEHLELSVKDGTILKVTNKGLSSYKDPEKPGRFTPVKPCSLSKSTQGCTSRNCIDLSNVDWNKILKRAVEGLAEPNGSSLKNIEKYLRSQSDLDTITSSSTFQQRLRLATKRAVNNGRILKDGPLYKVNYGSAGGKGAAKYNISPSSLLPVNHLPHEKEKPRANPFPICSFCLGTKECNREKKAEDLISCADCGSSGHPSCLKFSPELTAHVKTLRWQCIECKTCSACRDQGKNADNMLFCDSCDRGFHMECCDPPLSRMPKGMWICQICRPKKRGRKLLHEKAAQIKRRYAKPLGRPKNKLKQRTISTDNTEGSLTLDTGKGSSDKEMKNIKKESFVENVACHQDNVTEEDLEMFKQARHLSLQKAGVVTTVDPHGRYPSIIEFGKYEIHTWYSSPYPQEYARLPKLYLCEFCLRYMKSRNILQRHTKKCGWYHPPANEIYRKNDLSVFEVDGNISKIYCQNLCLLAKLFLDHKTLYYDVEPFLFYVLTKNDEKGCHLVGYFSKEKLCQQKYNVSCIMIMPQYQRRGFGRFLIDFSYLLSRQEGQAGSPEKPLSDLGRLSYLAYWKSVILEYLQQHQDKQISIKGISRKTGMCPHDIAMTLQQLKMINKQQCKFVIIRRQKLIQEHVGKLHTNPRVNEVDQESLRWTPVVIPSAVPSEEEVEAERERPLIHRKKRGRKRRRHNSSVTTETISETTEVLHEAFENSDNEGQMPCLEPTCEEEENCDCDDEDKNYFRQRCGSLDLKKNQSDEGEDFCKSADETPEKEENTDKANTDISSKENPEENSIDSEPLARIVRRRKGWPKGVKRGPAKWRCKAENDTGFKLNLYTPPETPLEPEQSVVAEEKQVVSEENGDEAPLMTERDELESEQKPESPEKLTCLLSREKEGQVKEKRELAEGDTHNLEQEEDEEEEEANRNVDHDADDEDDSHMVCIAAAKETPEGGPPNQEQLLELNVPSNYAEQKDAAPVPESDEDQSNNHEEIMEHTLDSDEDHTNNQDNGKQALELGEENVNGEPDTETVQAVQSLTQENGEQENNEQINTYQDCAETMEACRNLQSYSHTEQSPQMATVEDSQQSEHSSPRSSVPSNPSQSVHSVNSPSVTPIENNYTQISPNQSGISAPPLQNIETSPIMDVPSVSDHSQQVVDSGFSDLGSIESTTENYENPSSYDSTMGNGICGNTTTQNSCSYSNISSSSITQSSCAVTQQMTNINGSCSMMQQNTINSSPNCNVKSPQNCIIERSSSHNQPQQLSQCGMTTSFAQSIQMTDIAETGSSTISIYERIGAGDFGAGSYPQPSANFSLAKLQQLTNTIMDHPLPYNHSAAVTSYATSVSLSTPHSGLVQLPQSPHSLSGGVQAQPTMTPPPNLTPPPMNLASPLLQRNMAASNIGIPHTQRLPTQMSTKSQVANRTKSVPVPPAAAHQQQVYSRATSAVTMQPAPRSLSMQRSMNMGLMSAPPYNVNAMNMNALNAMNGYRMTQSMMNSGYHGNPAYMNQTAQYPMQMQMSMMGSQPYTQQSMQSTPHGNMMYTPPAHYSHINAGMTKQPLNGSYMRR
- the kat6b gene encoding histone acetyltransferase KAT6B isoform X3; the encoded protein is MMQCFCKNAELKDFILNIIGHPSCLKFSPELTAHVKTLRWQCIECKTCSACRDQGKNADNMLFCDSCDRGFHMECCDPPLSRMPKGMWICQICRPKKRGRKLLHEKAAQIKRRYAKPLGRPKNKLKQRTISTDNTEGSLTLDTGKGSSDKEMKNIKKESFVENVACHQDNVTEEDLEMFKQARHLSLQKAGVVTTVDPHGRYPSIIEFGKYEIHTWYSSPYPQEYARLPKLYLCEFCLRYMKSRNILQRHTKKCGWYHPPANEIYRKNDLSVFEVDGNISKIYCQNLCLLAKLFLDHKTLYYDVEPFLFYVLTKNDEKGCHLVGYFSKEKLCQQKYNVSCIMIMPQYQRRGFGRFLIDFSYLLSRQEGQAGSPEKPLSDLGRLSYLAYWKSVILEYLQQHQDKQISIKGISRKTGMCPHDIAMTLQQLKMINKQQCKFVIIRRQKLIQEHVGKLHTNPRVNEVDQESLRWTPVVIPSAVPSEEEVEAEREAEQPMEQANCWEKEQEPYTEIQANMYLVNNAPCKNRLVQPLGPPSNGDLVMEPPNEMSEEEDGDENEETQPCSSPGTAKSLFRGSKRKRPLIHRKKRGRKRRRHNSSVTTETISETTEVLHEAFENSDNEGQMPCLEPTCEEEENCDCDDEDKNYFRQRCGSLDLKKNQSDEGEDFCKSADETPEKEENTDKANTDISSKENPEENSIDSEPLARIVRRRKGWPKGVKRGPAKWRCKAENDTGFKLNLYTPPETPLEPEQSVVAEEKQVVSEENGDEAPLMTERDELESEQKPESPEKLTCLLSREKEGQVKEKRELAEGDTHNLEQEEDEEEEEANRNVDHDADDEDDSHMVCIAAAKETPEGGPPNQEQLLELNVPSNYAEQKDAAPVPESDEDQSNNHEEIMEHTLDSDEDHTNNQDNGKQALELGEENVNGEPDTETVQAVQSLTQENGEQENNEQINTYQDCAETMEACRNLQSYSHTEQSPQMATVEDSQQSEHSSPRSSVPSNPSQSVHSVNSPSVTPIENNYTQISPNQSGISAPPLQNIETSPIMDVPSVSDHSQQVVDSGFSDLGSIESTTENYENPSSYDSTMGNGICGNTTTQNSCSYSNISSSSITQSSCAVTQQMTNINGSCSMMQQNTINSSPNCNVKSPQNCIIERSSSHNQPQQLSQCGMTTSFAQSIQMTDIAETGSSTISIYERIGAGDFGAGSYPQPSANFSLAKLQQLTNTIMDHPLPYNHSAAVTSYATSVSLSTPHSGLVQLPQSPHSLSGGVQAQPTMTPPPNLTPPPMNLASPLLQRNMAASNIGIPHTQRLPTQMSTKSQVANRTKSVPVPPAAAHQQQVYSRATSAVTMQPAPRSLSMQRSMNMGLMSAPPYNVNAMNMNALNAMNGYRMTQSMMNSGYHGNPAYMNQTAQYPMQMQMSMMGSQPYTQQSMQSTPHGNMMYTPPAHYSHINAGMTKQPLNGSYMRR
- the kat6b gene encoding histone acetyltransferase KAT6B isoform X4 produces the protein MNNMSTQNAVSLKLPTVWPSQPRVWFEQTEAQFQVRQISADSTRYYHVVSSLDQETTRLIINFLHQPPAANGSTDNTEGSLTLDTGKGSSDKEMKNIKKESFVENVACHQDNVTEEDLEMFKQARHLSLQKAGVVTTVDPHGRYPSIIEFGKYEIHTWYSSPYPQEYARLPKLYLCEFCLRYMKSRNILQRHTKKCGWYHPPANEIYRKNDLSVFEVDGNISKIYCQNLCLLAKLFLDHKTLYYDVEPFLFYVLTKNDEKGCHLVGYFSKEKLCQQKYNVSCIMIMPQYQRRGFGRFLIDFSYLLSRQEGQAGSPEKPLSDLGRLSYLAYWKSVILEYLQQHQDKQISIKGISRKTGMCPHDIAMTLQQLKMINKQQCKFVIIRRQKLIQEHVGKLHTNPRVNEVDQESLRWTPVVIPSAVPSEEEVEAEREAEQPMEQANCWEKEQEPYTEIQANMYLVNNAPCKNRLVQPLGPPSNGDLVMEPPNEMSEEEDGDENEETQPCSSPGTAKSLFRGSKRKRPLIHRKKRGRKRRRHNSSVTTETISETTEVLHEAFENSDNEGQMPCLEPTCEEEENCDCDDEDKNYFRQRCGSLDLKKNQSDEGEDFCKSADETPEKEENTDKANTDISSKENPEENSIDSEPLARIVRRRKGWPKGVKRGPAKWRCKAENDTGFKLNLYTPPETPLEPEQSVVAEEKQVVSEENGDEAPLMTERDELESEQKPESPEKLTCLLSREKEGQVKEKRELAEGDTHNLEQEEDEEEEEANRNVDHDADDEDDSHMVCIAAAKETPEGGPPNQEQLLELNVPSNYAEQKDAAPVPESDEDQSNNHEEIMEHTLDSDEDHTNNQDNGKQALELGEENVNGEPDTETVQAVQSLTQENGEQENNEQINTYQDCAETMEACRNLQSYSHTEQSPQMATVEDSQQSEHSSPRSSVPSNPSQSVHSVNSPSVTPIENNYTQISPNQSGISAPPLQNIETSPIMDVPSVSDHSQQVVDSGFSDLGSIESTTENYENPSSYDSTMGNGICGNTTTQNSCSYSNISSSSITQSSCAVTQQMTNINGSCSMMQQNTINSSPNCNVKSPQNCIIERSSSHNQPQQLSQCGMTTSFAQSIQMTDIAETGSSTISIYERIGAGDFGAGSYPQPSANFSLAKLQQLTNTIMDHPLPYNHSAAVTSYATSVSLSTPHSGLVQLPQSPHSLSGGVQAQPTMTPPPNLTPPPMNLASPLLQRNMAASNIGIPHTQRLPTQMSTKSQVANRTKSVPVPPAAAHQQQVYSRATSAVTMQPAPRSLSMQRSMNMGLMSAPPYNVNAMNMNALNAMNGYRMTQSMMNSGYHGNPAYMNQTAQYPMQMQMSMMGSQPYTQQSMQSTPHGNMMYTPPAHYSHINAGMTKQPLNGSYMRR
- the kat6b gene encoding histone acetyltransferase KAT6B isoform X5, encoding MKNIKKESFVENVACHQDNVTEEDLEMFKQARHLSLQKAGVVTTVDPHGRYPSIIEFGKYEIHTWYSSPYPQEYARLPKLYLCEFCLRYMKSRNILQRHTKKCGWYHPPANEIYRKNDLSVFEVDGNISKIYCQNLCLLAKLFLDHKTLYYDVEPFLFYVLTKNDEKGCHLVGYFSKEKLCQQKYNVSCIMIMPQYQRRGFGRFLIDFSYLLSRQEGQAGSPEKPLSDLGRLSYLAYWKSVILEYLQQHQDKQISIKGISRKTGMCPHDIAMTLQQLKMINKQQCKFVIIRRQKLIQEHVGKLHTNPRVNEVDQESLRWTPVVIPSAVPSEEEVEAEREAEQPMEQANCWEKEQEPYTEIQANMYLVNNAPCKNRLVQPLGPPSNGDLVMEPPNEMSEEEDGDENEETQPCSSPGTAKSLFRGSKRKRPLIHRKKRGRKRRRHNSSVTTETISETTEVLHEAFENSDNEGQMPCLEPTCEEEENCDCDDEDKNYFRQRCGSLDLKKNQSDEGEDFCKSADETPEKEENTDKANTDISSKENPEENSIDSEPLARIVRRRKGWPKGVKRGPAKWRCKAENDTGFKLNLYTPPETPLEPEQSVVAEEKQVVSEENGDEAPLMTERDELESEQKPESPEKLTCLLSREKEGQVKEKRELAEGDTHNLEQEEDEEEEEANRNVDHDADDEDDSHMVCIAAAKETPEGGPPNQEQLLELNVPSNYAEQKDAAPVPESDEDQSNNHEEIMEHTLDSDEDHTNNQDNGKQALELGEENVNGEPDTETVQAVQSLTQENGEQENNEQINTYQDCAETMEACRNLQSYSHTEQSPQMATVEDSQQSEHSSPRSSVPSNPSQSVHSVNSPSVTPIENNYTQISPNQSGISAPPLQNIETSPIMDVPSVSDHSQQVVDSGFSDLGSIESTTENYENPSSYDSTMGNGICGNTTTQNSCSYSNISSSSITQSSCAVTQQMTNINGSCSMMQQNTINSSPNCNVKSPQNCIIERSSSHNQPQQLSQCGMTTSFAQSIQMTDIAETGSSTISIYERIGAGDFGAGSYPQPSANFSLAKLQQLTNTIMDHPLPYNHSAAVTSYATSVSLSTPHSGLVQLPQSPHSLSGGVQAQPTMTPPPNLTPPPMNLASPLLQRNMAASNIGIPHTQRLPTQMSTKSQVANRTKSVPVPPAAAHQQQVYSRATSAVTMQPAPRSLSMQRSMNMGLMSAPPYNVNAMNMNALNAMNGYRMTQSMMNSGYHGNPAYMNQTAQYPMQMQMSMMGSQPYTQQSMQSTPHGNMMYTPPAHYSHINAGMTKQPLNGSYMRR